The region CCTGGAACTTCACTCCAGCAAGGCGCGCAAGCTCGATGTGATCACGCAGTTGCAAAGGGCGTGGGATGCGCAGGGCGACGTCGATCCTGCCGAATGGCGCGCGCAGGCGACGAAGTTGAAGCAGTTGCGCGATGAACTGAACCGATATGTCGAGCGACTGCATCACCGGCACCGCAATGGCCTGACGATCTACAAGGCGATCGGCATCGTGGTCGACGGCGAAGATGTGCCGAAGTTGGCGCTGTCGTGGCCCTTCGCTGATGTACACGACCAGGCCGATATCGAGCAGTTGCGGGACGTGACGGCGCGGCTCGAAGTCAACGCCACGGCCGTCGGCATCCAGGAATTGCTCGCGGGGCCGCTAGGGTCTGTCTGACTGATTTCAGAGGAGCCATAGGATCATTGTTGCGATAGTCACACCTGCCAAATAGTTGTGTCCGCGTTTGTCGTAGCGAGTTGCGACGGCGCGGAAATCTTTCAAACGGTTGATTGCGCGCTCAACGACATTGCGGCCTTTGTAAGCTTGTGCGTCAAAGCGCGGCGGTGCGCCACCTCGACGTCCCTTGCGTAAGCGGTTCTGTCGCGCATCTTGACGTTCAGGGCAAATGCATCGAATGCCTCTGGCCTGGATCTGTTGCCGATAATGTCGAGCACCATAAGCGCGGTCGACGCGCACGCTCGATGGTCTTTTTCGGGGGCGACCACGGCCCGGACGAGGCACATTAATCGCATCGAGTACCTGGCCGACGTGGGCGGCATCGCTACACTGGCCGGCAGTGACAAGAACGGATAGCGGCAAACCGTGTCCATCGACGCATAAATGGATTTTGCTGGTGATGCCCCCGCGTGAACGCCCCAGCCACTCGTCAGTTACGGCCCCCTTTTTTCGGCTGCTGGCAGCGTCTTTCGTGCCCCGACAGCACTGCGCTGGGCCTTGATGTATGTGGCGTCGAGCGCAGCGCCATCCCAGTCCACCAGGCCGGCCTCGTCGGCTGCAGCCTGCATGACCCGGAGAAGTCGCTGCCAAGTACCGCTCCTCGACCAACGAACAAATCGGTCATAACAGGTCTGCCAAGGACCGTAGCGCGGCGGAATGTCGCGCCAAGGAGCGCCTGTTCGCAAGCGCCATAGGATGCCATTGATCACGTGCCGATGCTCGACATACACGTGACCGTGATGGGGGTTGGAGGGCAGATGGGGCTCAAGTTTGCACCACTGCTTTTCGGTAAGGTCAGTTCGGCTCATCGCTCTATGACCATCCAACCTCAATTAAGTTCAGTCAGACAGACCCTAATGGCGGTCGGACAGGCTGACTGGACGCCGTCCTGGCAGCAGACGTTCATCAGCGCTGCCAGTGCCGTGTTGCCCTGTGCCGAAGAGCTGCAGCGGGCCATTGCCAGCTTCGAAGATGCGACCAATCTCGTGGGCCTGCCGACCGGACGGCGTGCACGCCTGGCGTTAGCCGATCTGGCGCGGGTGCTGCCGGATGCGTTTGGCCAGCAATGGGGCTTTGTGTTCCGTGCCGACGTACGCGAATTGCTGAGTTCTCTGCGCGATGGCGTGCAGTTCGTGGCCCTGCATCGTGAGCTGAGCGCGCAGATTCGCTCCGCCTGGCCGGAGTCCGTCGTGGCGCGCTGCAAAAAGGCGCTGGCGCTGCTGGCCGAGCGTGAACGCGTGGCGTCGCTGTTGGGCAGGCCGTGGCCGGAAGACGCTGTCATTGAACTGGAAAACGGTTTGCGCCTGCTCGACGATCTGGCAGCCGGCGAAAGTGGCTTGTCGGTACGCTATGGCGAGCAGCTTGAACGGCTCAATGTGCATCAGCTGCAAAAGGCCTGGGTGGAAGCGGAACGCAGCGCCTGGCCCCTGTCGTGGATACGCAAGCGCAAGCTGGAGAGGGTGGTGACGGACTGTGTGACGGGTGAAGGCGAAGCCGACATCGCGCGCGACTTGCCTTTGCTTGTGCGTATCCGTGATCTCAGAGCGGCAATCGGCAAGGTGGAAATGGGGCCGGTGACCGAGGGTATCTGGGCAGGCTTGAAGACGCGGCCCGACTTCGTTCGCACTGCGCTGCGGTTCCAGCAAGTGCTGGGGCAGGCGCGCCGGCAAGAGACGTGGGAGGATCAGGCATTCGAGGCAATCGAGAATGGACGTTGTGGCGCTTTGCTCGCGGCAGAGTTGCTTCGCTTGCGCGAACTGCGCGCGCTCGATGCCGACATCGCGGATATGCAGCCGCTGGCTGCGGAAACGGGAGGGCTGTGGGATGGCCAGGCGACACGTTCTCAATTGCTGGCGGCGGCCATGCGGTTTGCGACTGCCTTGCGCGCCGTGCAGCAGTCCGGCGTGCTGCAGGGTGAGCATGATGAAGTCGCGGCGTCTGACTGTGGCCCGGCATTGGCGGCGGACTATCGGCGCTTGCGCCAGCGCGACAGCGTCGAAGAGCAATTGCGTGCCTTCGATTACCTGCGTGCGTCAACCGGCGGCGTCTGGGGCGGGCTGCAAACCCGCGCAGATGATATCGAACGCGTGAAGGCCTTTCAGCTAGTGGTCTCTGCGGCGATTGCCAATCTGGCCGAGTCGGCGGAGGACGCAGGCGTGCTGCGGCAGGCGTTTGAACAGTTGGTGGTCGAAGGCAATGCCTTGCTGGATACCTCTGGCGTGGTGGCCAGTGCGGGCCGGCGGTATCAGGCCGCCCACAGCGCTCTGCAGCCGGTGCTTGCCAACCTCGGTACAGCCGGCATGTTCAGCGATGATGCCGCCATGCAGTTCAACGAGCTCTCTTTGACGGACCTGGTCGCCTGCTGCCGGCAGATCGTGGCTGCCGAGCCGCGGCTCAAGGCCTGGTGTGCGTGGCGCAAGGTGCGCACGCAAGCGCAGTCCCTGTCGTTGGCGCCGCTCGTCGATGCAATGGAGAGCGGGGCTGTCCGGCCGACGGACGCCTTGCGCGTATTTGAAGCCAACTACAGCCGGTGGTGGCTCAACCGTGCTGTCGACAACGAACCTGTCATCCGTAACTTCGTGTCGGTAGAGCATGACAAGCGGATCGGCGATTTCCGCGCCCTCGATCGCCAGTTCACCGACCTGACGCGCGCATGGGTGCGTGCCTCGCTGTGTGGCGGCATGCCGAACGCCGACGAAGTGACGCGTAACTCGGAGTGGGGTGACCTGCGGCACGAGATCAACAAGAAGAAGCAGCACAAGCCGCTGCGCGAACTGATGCAGAAGATACCGACAGTGCTGGGCAAGCTGGCTCCATGTCTGTTGATGAGCCCCTTGTCGATTGCGCAGTATCTGTCTGCCGACGCCGGCGCCTTCGACCTGGTGGTATTCGACGAGGCTTCGCAGATTCCCGTATGGGATGCGATCGGTGCCATGGCGCGCGGCAAACAAGTGGTGATGGTGGGCGACCCCAAACAGTTGCCGCCCACCGCATTCTTTGACCGCGCCGAATCGTCGCCGGACGACGAGGACGTCGAAGGCGATCTGGAAAGCATCCTCGACGAATGCATGGGTGCGAATCTGCCGACCATGCATCTGTCCTGGCACTATCGCAGCCG is a window of Janthinobacterium sp. J1-1 DNA encoding:
- a CDS encoding IS5 family transposase (programmed frameshift), which produces MSRTDLTEKQWCKLEPHLPSNPHHGHVYVEHRHVINGILWRLRTGAPWRDIPPRYGPWQTCYDRFVRWSRSGTWQRLLRVMQAAADEAGLVDWDGAALDATYIKAQRSAVGARKNAASSRKKGAVTDEWLGRSRGGITSKIHLCVDGHGLPLSVLVTAGQCSDAAHVGQVLDAINVPRPGRGRPRKRPSSVRVDRAYGARHYRQQIQARGIRCICPERQDARQNRLRKGRRGGAPPRFDAQAYKGRNVVERAINRLKDFRAVATRYDKRGHNYLAGVTIATMILWLL
- a CDS encoding DUF3320 domain-containing protein, yielding MTIQPQLSSVRQTLMAVGQADWTPSWQQTFISAASAVLPCAEELQRAIASFEDATNLVGLPTGRRARLALADLARVLPDAFGQQWGFVFRADVRELLSSLRDGVQFVALHRELSAQIRSAWPESVVARCKKALALLAERERVASLLGRPWPEDAVIELENGLRLLDDLAAGESGLSVRYGEQLERLNVHQLQKAWVEAERSAWPLSWIRKRKLERVVTDCVTGEGEADIARDLPLLVRIRDLRAAIGKVEMGPVTEGIWAGLKTRPDFVRTALRFQQVLGQARRQETWEDQAFEAIENGRCGALLAAELLRLRELRALDADIADMQPLAAETGGLWDGQATRSQLLAAAMRFATALRAVQQSGVLQGEHDEVAASDCGPALAADYRRLRQRDSVEEQLRAFDYLRASTGGVWGGLQTRADDIERVKAFQLVVSAAIANLAESAEDAGVLRQAFEQLVVEGNALLDTSGVVASAGRRYQAAHSALQPVLANLGTAGMFSDDAAMQFNELSLTDLVACCRQIVAAEPRLKAWCAWRKVRTQAQSLSLAPLVDAMESGAVRPTDALRVFEANYSRWWLNRAVDNEPVIRNFVSVEHDKRIGDFRALDRQFTDLTRAWVRASLCGGMPNADEVTRNSEWGDLRHEINKKKQHKPLRELMQKIPTVLGKLAPCLLMSPLSIAQYLSADAGAFDLVVFDEASQIPVWDAIGAMARGKQVVMVGDPKQLPPTAFFDRAESSPDDEDVEGDLESILDECMGANLPTMHLSWHYRSRHESLIAFSNHHYYGGGLVTFPSPVAQDRAVSFHHVDGVYEKGGARINKREAKALVADIVAKLRAPDFRDSKLTIGVVTFNTEQMNLIEDLLDEERRKDPALEPYFAETELEPLFIKNLESVQGDERDIIYFSITYGPDLGGAVSMNFGPMNRDGGERRLNVAITRARQELRVFSSLKPDQFDLSRTQSAGVRDLKHFLEFAERGPHALAEATKGSLGGFESPFEEAVAAALASRGWQVHTQIGASSFRVDLGVVHPDAPGIYLCGVECDGATYHRSATARDRDMLREQVLRGLGWEIVRIWSTDWWVDRAGTLAKVHAALERLLEISRTERSKVAAREAVEAEARAAIDRARAERETVAVVESAIEPVESVDAIPERQYARRAGSAELEVDPEAPTASDTADAGAFFDASYDGQLRQMVEQIVALDGPVRDTVLARRIARAHGWQRTGARIQERVSSLALSFLSATEEDVGVFFWAADRGPDLPVVFSGEGDTSRSVEEICIAELRSLAKMVVADGLAGDGAVAAMARRLGMRHVRTASRKRLEQALANT